The following proteins are encoded in a genomic region of uncultured Vibrio sp.:
- the nudC gene encoding NAD(+) diphosphatase, with translation MLRKGDVKRVVNAHWCVVSGSDIWLVDGAVPFGSAEQLGLPEASARQIGKYQQYPVMWVNLAELEHDLPMTSLRDCLHFPEALFLLLSKAIQYGHMTQSLRFCPQCGGRNFINNNQLAMQCGECRTLHYPRIFPCIIVAVRKEKQILLAQHPRHRNGMYTVIAGFLEVGETLEECVAREIHEETGVYVKNIRYFGSQPWAFPSSMMMAFLADYESGELSPDYTELSDAQWFNADEMPDVAPKGTIARALIEQTLQDIKANHLGK, from the coding sequence ATGTTAAGAAAAGGTGATGTTAAACGCGTAGTAAATGCGCATTGGTGTGTTGTTTCAGGAAGTGACATTTGGCTGGTGGATGGTGCTGTTCCTTTTGGTTCTGCGGAACAATTAGGGTTGCCGGAAGCGAGCGCAAGACAAATTGGTAAGTACCAACAGTATCCGGTTATGTGGGTAAATCTAGCTGAACTTGAGCACGACTTACCGATGACTTCATTACGAGATTGTTTGCATTTTCCTGAAGCGCTCTTTTTGTTGTTAAGTAAGGCCATTCAGTATGGGCACATGACGCAAAGTTTACGTTTTTGCCCTCAGTGTGGTGGCCGGAACTTCATCAATAATAATCAATTAGCTATGCAATGTGGCGAGTGTCGAACGCTACACTACCCACGTATCTTCCCATGCATTATCGTCGCTGTACGTAAAGAGAAGCAGATTCTACTGGCGCAGCACCCAAGACATCGAAATGGTATGTATACCGTCATAGCGGGCTTTCTGGAGGTCGGAGAGACGCTAGAAGAGTGTGTTGCGCGTGAAATACACGAAGAAACCGGTGTATACGTAAAAAATATTCGTTACTTCGGCAGTCAGCCTTGGGCGTTTCCATCCAGCATGATGATGGCTTTCTTAGCAGACTATGAGTCTGGGGAATTAAGCCCCGATTATACAGAATTGTCAGATGCTCAGTGGTTTAATGCTGATGAGATGCCAGATGTCGCTCCAAAAGGCACGATTGCCCGAGCACTTATAGAGCAAACCCTGCAAGATATTAAAGCTAATCACTTGGGCAAGTAG
- the hupA gene encoding nucleoid-associated protein HU-alpha: protein MNKTQLIDFIAEKADLSKAQAKAALEATLEGVTGALKEGDQVQLIGFGTFKVNHRAARTGRNPKTGDEIQIAAANVPAFVAGKALKESVN, encoded by the coding sequence ATGAACAAGACCCAATTAATCGACTTTATCGCAGAGAAAGCAGACCTATCAAAAGCACAAGCAAAGGCTGCTCTTGAAGCGACTCTTGAAGGCGTAACTGGCGCACTGAAAGAGGGTGACCAAGTTCAACTAATTGGTTTTGGTACATTCAAAGTAAACCACCGTGCTGCACGTACTGGCCGCAACCCTAAGACTGGCGATGAGATTCAAATCGCAGCGGCTAATGTTCCTGCATTCGTAGCAGGTAAAGCACTGAAAGAATCAGTAAACTAA
- a CDS encoding D-2-hydroxyacid dehydrogenase, with protein sequence MPQPNKIFLLSEHQSTYQTLLAEKNLPDLSLTDNPNDAQIVLADPPLLSQRLDEFSQLDWVQSTFAGVNTLMQPNLRRDYALTNVRGIFGPLIAEYIIGYCIAHYRHFGLYHQQQQNRQWQPHFYTSLRSKKMVILGTGSIGSYLAKTVRAMGIKTIGVNRTGIPASGGEFDQTFHINELTSAFKQADIVVNTLPSTAETLYLLNSETLSHLNQAILINVGRGDVLEDKGLLLAIKNRWIEHAILDVFEQEPLPKEHPFWRLAQITLTPHIAALSFPDQVVEIFTENYLRWRDGFTLNYQIDFDKGY encoded by the coding sequence ATGCCGCAACCAAATAAGATTTTCCTGCTCTCAGAGCATCAAAGCACCTACCAAACATTGTTGGCAGAGAAAAACCTGCCTGATCTTAGCCTTACGGATAACCCGAATGACGCTCAAATAGTTCTGGCGGATCCACCTCTGCTATCACAAAGGTTAGACGAGTTTTCACAACTTGACTGGGTACAATCCACCTTTGCGGGAGTGAATACCTTAATGCAGCCGAACTTGCGTCGAGATTATGCCCTGACGAATGTGCGAGGTATCTTTGGGCCACTCATTGCAGAATATATCATTGGTTACTGTATCGCTCACTATCGTCACTTTGGCCTTTACCACCAGCAGCAACAGAATCGACAGTGGCAACCACACTTCTACACGTCTCTGCGAAGTAAAAAGATGGTTATCCTTGGCACTGGCAGCATAGGTAGCTACTTAGCTAAAACGGTTCGAGCTATGGGAATAAAGACCATCGGTGTTAATCGCACCGGTATTCCGGCGTCAGGGGGGGAGTTTGACCAGACTTTTCATATCAATGAACTGACGAGCGCCTTTAAGCAAGCAGACATCGTCGTCAACACCTTGCCAAGCACAGCAGAGACCCTTTACCTGCTTAATAGCGAAACACTCAGTCATCTAAACCAGGCCATACTGATTAATGTCGGACGCGGGGATGTACTCGAGGACAAGGGACTCTTACTTGCAATTAAAAACCGCTGGATAGAACACGCGATTCTGGATGTTTTTGAGCAAGAACCGCTTCCCAAGGAACATCCTTTCTGGAGATTAGCGCAAATTACTCTCACACCGCACATTGCTGCTCTCAGCTTCCCTGATCAAGTGGTAGAGATATTTACCGAAAATTACCTACGCTGGCGAGACGGGTTCACACTCAATTACCAAATCGATTTCGATAAAGGATATTAA
- a CDS encoding hemolysin family protein, producing MLLLSIYISIAIGISFICSVLEAVLLSISPSYIAQLNQQGHPAAGQLSKLKSDIDRPLASILTLNTIAHTIGAATAGAQAAAVFGSEALGLFSAVLTLAILVLSEIVPKTIGATYWRQLAPTAAVSLRWMVWALTPFVWFSEQITKRLSRNHVAPRMRDELSAMAILARESGEFAEGESKILSNLLGIQDVPVTQVMTPRPVVFRVNATKTIDQFLDKHKDTPFSRPLIYSEQKDNIIGFVHRLELFKLQQSGCGQKQLGAVMRPIQVVLNNTALPKVFDQMMTHRLQLALVVDEYGTVQGLVTLEDIFEHLVGEEIIDEADKSTDMQELAYQRWESWKEKHGVIESRDDEEETKLKSQETKVESAETAKPSSK from the coding sequence ATGCTGCTGTTATCCATTTATATCTCTATTGCTATCGGCATTTCATTTATCTGTTCGGTACTGGAGGCAGTATTACTGAGTATCAGTCCAAGCTACATCGCACAGCTCAATCAACAAGGGCACCCTGCTGCTGGGCAGCTTTCTAAACTCAAATCAGACATCGATCGTCCATTAGCTTCGATTCTGACGCTAAACACTATCGCACATACGATTGGTGCCGCAACGGCTGGTGCACAGGCTGCTGCGGTATTCGGTAGTGAAGCGCTTGGTCTTTTCTCTGCGGTACTAACCTTGGCCATTTTGGTTCTGTCTGAAATAGTACCTAAGACGATTGGTGCTACATACTGGCGTCAGCTCGCTCCTACCGCTGCGGTCTCTTTACGCTGGATGGTATGGGCTTTGACACCATTTGTTTGGTTCTCTGAACAAATTACCAAACGTCTGTCTCGCAATCACGTAGCGCCAAGGATGCGTGATGAGTTATCTGCAATGGCGATTCTTGCTCGTGAAAGTGGCGAGTTTGCAGAAGGCGAATCTAAAATTCTGAGCAACCTACTGGGTATTCAAGATGTCCCCGTTACTCAGGTTATGACGCCCCGACCAGTGGTATTCCGCGTCAACGCAACCAAAACCATTGATCAATTTTTAGACAAACACAAAGATACGCCTTTCTCTCGTCCGTTGATTTATAGCGAACAGAAAGACAACATCATCGGCTTTGTGCATCGGTTGGAGCTGTTTAAACTGCAACAATCTGGTTGCGGCCAGAAACAACTTGGAGCTGTGATGCGTCCTATTCAGGTGGTTCTGAACAATACAGCTCTGCCGAAAGTCTTCGACCAAATGATGACTCACCGCCTACAACTGGCGCTCGTAGTTGACGAGTACGGTACTGTGCAAGGCTTAGTGACGCTGGAAGATATCTTTGAGCATCTCGTAGGTGAAGAGATCATCGATGAAGCAGACAAAAGTACAGACATGCAAGAATTGGCGTACCAGCGCTGGGAAAGCTGGAAAGAGAAGCACGGTGTCATCGAAAGCAGAGATGACGAAGAAGAAACAAAGCTGAAGAGTCAGGAAACCAAGGTTGAATCCGCTGAGACAGCGAAACCAAGCTCCAAGTAA
- a CDS encoding IS1182 family transposase, translated as MLQEPSPQQYELEMVTMEQLVPKDHLVRKIDSAIDFEFIRDEVAHLYCKDNGRPPVDPVRLFKIILLGYIFGVKSERQLVKEIEVNVAYRWFLRMSLTEKVIHASTLSQNRIRRFNGTDVFERIFINIVQQAMAKGLVAGQELFTDSTHLKANANKNKHTNKQTAVRASAYLDMLDEDVALDRAKEGKRPLKERTSEQKAKNTKSSTTDPESGFMTRDNKPQGFFYLDHRTVDGQHGIIVDTHATAGNVNDSQPYIRRLDHTLEQFNLNPIAVGLDAGYFTAPVAESLERRGILGVFGYRRPSRTKNAFKKKHFIYNKEKDSYRCPNGQELIYKTTSRDAYREYHSDPKECAFCPMRDDCTQSKNMKKVITRHIYTEAMDRANQMRLSAYGKKTYRRRSETVERSFADAKQHHGHRYARFRGLANVQMQCWLAAAAQNIKKIALVVSYLRKLGLNRGDIAQILAYIRQFKNTNSLQFI; from the coding sequence ATGCTTCAAGAACCTTCTCCACAACAGTACGAACTTGAAATGGTGACGATGGAACAACTTGTTCCCAAAGACCATCTCGTTCGTAAAATTGACTCTGCTATCGATTTTGAATTCATTCGTGATGAAGTCGCCCACCTTTATTGCAAAGACAATGGCCGACCACCTGTAGACCCTGTCCGTCTATTCAAAATTATCCTACTGGGGTACATCTTCGGAGTAAAAAGCGAGCGTCAGCTTGTCAAAGAAATCGAAGTGAATGTCGCGTATCGTTGGTTCCTCCGTATGTCCCTCACAGAAAAGGTCATCCATGCCTCGACTCTTAGTCAAAACCGTATTCGTCGCTTCAATGGTACGGATGTCTTCGAACGCATCTTTATTAACATCGTTCAACAAGCGATGGCGAAAGGTTTAGTCGCTGGACAAGAGCTCTTTACCGATAGTACTCATCTCAAAGCGAATGCGAACAAAAACAAGCACACCAATAAACAAACGGCGGTCCGAGCGAGCGCCTATTTAGATATGTTGGATGAAGACGTTGCACTAGACCGAGCTAAAGAGGGGAAGAGACCGCTTAAAGAACGAACTTCTGAGCAGAAAGCTAAGAACACGAAGAGCAGTACGACTGATCCAGAGAGTGGCTTCATGACCCGCGACAACAAGCCGCAAGGGTTCTTCTATCTCGACCACCGCACGGTCGATGGCCAGCACGGCATCATCGTTGATACCCATGCGACCGCAGGGAATGTGAATGACTCTCAACCTTATATCCGCCGTCTCGACCACACGCTTGAACAGTTTAACCTCAACCCCATCGCTGTTGGCCTTGATGCCGGTTACTTCACTGCCCCCGTTGCTGAGTCCCTTGAGCGCCGAGGGATACTTGGTGTGTTCGGCTATCGCCGACCATCACGAACAAAGAATGCCTTCAAGAAGAAACACTTTATCTATAACAAAGAAAAAGACAGCTATCGTTGCCCCAACGGGCAGGAACTTATCTACAAGACGACGTCACGCGACGCTTACCGAGAGTATCACTCAGACCCTAAAGAGTGTGCGTTCTGCCCAATGCGTGATGACTGTACTCAAAGTAAAAACATGAAGAAGGTCATCACAAGGCATATCTATACGGAAGCCATGGATAGAGCCAACCAGATGCGGCTCTCAGCTTATGGAAAGAAAACCTACAGGCGGAGAAGCGAAACGGTAGAGAGAAGCTTCGCGGATGCCAAACAACATCATGGTCATCGATACGCTCGCTTTCGAGGGTTAGCCAACGTGCAGATGCAGTGCTGGTTGGCAGCGGCTGCGCAAAACATCAAAAAGATAGCGTTGGTGGTGAGTTATCTGCGCAAACTCGGCCTAAATCGGGGTGACATAGCGCAAATCCTCGCTTATATACGCCAATTTAAAAACACTAACTCTCTACAGTTTATCTAG
- a CDS encoding DUF416 family protein, with protein MLKNPLQVRLEKLEPWQQITFMACLCERMYPNYAMFCENTEFAEPRAYRAILDSVWEILTVKSAKVNFERQLEKLEELFPSADEFDFYGVYPAMDACQALSTLLHGLLDRDYLFDSMIKVSQQSVQTVADLEQAQGSEPITNDNQKENQAVCEEWDVQWAIFRPLRETTERDISLIKDLREELREEGVSNIGVAL; from the coding sequence ATGCTTAAGAATCCTCTTCAGGTTCGTTTGGAAAAACTAGAACCTTGGCAACAAATTACCTTTATGGCGTGTCTGTGCGAGCGCATGTATCCAAACTACGCGATGTTTTGTGAGAATACAGAATTTGCGGAGCCACGCGCTTACCGAGCGATTCTTGATAGTGTATGGGAAATTCTGACAGTTAAGAGCGCGAAAGTGAACTTTGAGCGTCAGTTAGAAAAACTAGAAGAGTTATTCCCAAGTGCCGATGAGTTTGATTTTTACGGTGTATACCCAGCAATGGATGCGTGTCAGGCGTTGTCTACACTACTGCATGGTCTGTTGGATCGCGACTACCTTTTTGACTCAATGATTAAAGTGAGCCAACAGTCGGTACAAACCGTTGCGGATCTTGAGCAAGCCCAAGGGAGCGAGCCAATCACGAACGACAATCAAAAAGAAAACCAAGCTGTATGTGAAGAATGGGATGTTCAATGGGCTATTTTCCGCCCATTACGTGAAACTACTGAGCGAGACATCAGTTTGATTAAAGATCTGCGTGAAGAGTTACGAGAAGAGGGTGTCAGCAATATTGGTGTTGCTCTATAA
- a CDS encoding uracil-DNA glycosylase family protein, whose amino-acid sequence MSLDALLKQVRACQLCASDLPLGANPVVQAAKEARLLIIGQAPGTRVHKTSIPWNDPSGDRLRQWLDMDKDTFYDPTKVAIIPMGFCYPGKGRSGDLPPRKECAPAWHQKLLQQLPNIELTLLIGQYSQNHYLPNKPKTLTETVQHWQDWEPDFIPLPHPSPRNTLWLKKNPWFEADVVPYLQSRIHSML is encoded by the coding sequence ATGTCACTAGACGCACTACTCAAGCAAGTTAGAGCCTGTCAGCTTTGCGCCAGCGATTTACCGCTAGGCGCAAACCCGGTCGTACAAGCAGCGAAAGAAGCCCGATTACTGATTATTGGCCAGGCTCCTGGTACTCGGGTTCATAAAACCTCCATCCCCTGGAATGATCCCAGTGGTGATCGGCTACGTCAGTGGCTCGATATGGATAAAGACACCTTCTACGACCCGACCAAAGTTGCCATTATTCCGATGGGGTTTTGTTATCCCGGCAAAGGACGCTCCGGAGACCTGCCTCCACGTAAGGAATGTGCGCCAGCCTGGCACCAAAAACTACTGCAACAACTGCCAAATATCGAACTGACATTACTCATTGGTCAATATTCACAGAACCACTACCTGCCTAATAAGCCCAAAACACTGACCGAAACGGTTCAACATTGGCAGGACTGGGAACCGGACTTTATCCCTCTACCTCACCCTTCACCACGCAATACGTTATGGCTTAAAAAGAACCCATGGTTTGAGGCAGACGTCGTCCCTTACCTACAAAGTCGCATTCACTCGATGCTTTAG
- the hemE gene encoding uroporphyrinogen decarboxylase, with the protein MTELKNDRYLRALLKEPVDYTPVWMMRQAGRYLPEYKATRAQAGDFMSLCKNAELASEVTLQPLRRFPLDAAILFSDILTIPDAMGLGLRFAAGEGPVFDNPITCKADVEKIGLPDPEGELQYVMNAVRQIRKDLKGEVPLIGFSGSPWTLATYMVEGGSSKAFTKIKKMMYAEPQTLHLLLDKLADSVIEYLNAQIKAGAQSVMVFDTWGGVLTPRDYNLFSLQYMHKIVDGLIRENDGRRVPVTLFTKNGGMWLEQIAATGCDAVGLDWTINIADAKARIGDKVALQGNMDPSMLYASPERIREEVADILEGFGDAGTGHVFNLGHGIHLDVPPENAGVFVEAVHELSKPYHK; encoded by the coding sequence ATGACTGAATTAAAAAATGATCGTTATCTGCGTGCTCTACTGAAAGAGCCTGTAGATTACACGCCAGTATGGATGATGCGTCAGGCAGGTCGTTACCTACCAGAATACAAAGCAACACGTGCACAAGCGGGCGATTTCATGTCTTTGTGTAAAAACGCGGAGCTGGCGTCTGAAGTAACGCTTCAACCTCTACGCCGTTTTCCTCTTGATGCAGCAATCTTGTTCTCAGACATCCTGACTATCCCTGATGCAATGGGACTTGGTCTGCGCTTTGCAGCGGGTGAAGGCCCAGTGTTTGACAACCCAATCACTTGCAAAGCAGACGTGGAAAAAATTGGCCTTCCCGATCCAGAAGGTGAGCTGCAATACGTGATGAACGCAGTGCGTCAGATCCGCAAAGACCTCAAGGGTGAAGTGCCATTGATAGGCTTCTCTGGCAGCCCTTGGACACTAGCGACTTACATGGTTGAAGGTGGTAGCTCGAAAGCGTTCACTAAGATCAAGAAGATGATGTACGCAGAACCACAAACTCTGCACCTTCTACTGGATAAGCTAGCAGACAGCGTTATCGAATACCTAAATGCGCAAATTAAAGCAGGTGCGCAGTCAGTAATGGTATTTGATACATGGGGTGGTGTTCTGACTCCGCGTGATTACAACCTGTTCTCACTGCAATACATGCATAAAATCGTCGATGGTCTGATTCGTGAAAACGATGGTCGTCGTGTGCCTGTTACTCTATTCACTAAGAATGGTGGTATGTGGTTAGAGCAAATCGCAGCAACAGGCTGTGATGCGGTTGGCCTGGACTGGACAATCAACATCGCAGACGCAAAAGCACGTATCGGTGACAAAGTCGCGTTGCAGGGGAATATGGACCCATCAATGCTTTACGCTTCACCTGAGCGTATCCGTGAAGAAGTCGCTGACATTCTAGAAGGTTTTGGAGATGCGGGGACTGGTCATGTATTTAACCTTGGCCACGGCATTCACCTGGATGTTCCGCCAGAAAACGCAGGCGTATTTGTGGAAGCGGTGCACGAGCTATCAAAGCCATACCATAAATAA
- the purD gene encoding phosphoribosylamine--glycine ligase codes for MNVLIIGAGGREHALGWKAAQNPNVETVFVAPGNAGTALEPKLKNVNIGVEDTAALVAFAQDNAIELTIVGPEAPLVIGVVDAFNEAGLPIFGPTQAAAQLEGSKAFTKDFLARHKIPTGAYANFTEIEPALAYVREQGAPIVVKADGLAAGKGVIVAMTLEEAEEAIKDMLAGNAFGDAGSRVVIEEFLDGEEASFIVMVDGENVLPMATSQDHKRVGDKDTGPNTGGMGAYSPAPVVTPEIHNRIMDEVIYPTVRGMAAEGNPYTGFLYAGLMIDTDGTPKVIEYNCRFGDPETQPIMMRMQSDLVELCLAAVDKKLDQVESKWDPRASIGIVLAAGGYPAAYNKGDVISGLPQTEVEGEKVFHAGTENKDGDVVTNGGRVLCATALGHSVSEAQQRAYELAKQISWDGMFHRNDIGYRAIAREQSK; via the coding sequence ATGAATGTATTGATTATCGGCGCAGGCGGTCGTGAACACGCACTAGGTTGGAAAGCCGCTCAAAACCCAAATGTTGAAACGGTATTTGTTGCCCCAGGTAACGCAGGTACTGCTCTTGAGCCTAAACTTAAGAACGTCAACATCGGCGTAGAAGATACGGCTGCGCTTGTTGCATTTGCACAAGATAATGCGATTGAGCTAACTATCGTTGGTCCTGAAGCACCGCTTGTTATTGGTGTCGTCGATGCATTTAATGAAGCAGGCCTGCCAATCTTTGGCCCAACTCAGGCCGCAGCTCAGCTTGAAGGCTCAAAAGCGTTCACGAAAGACTTTCTTGCACGCCATAAAATCCCAACAGGTGCTTACGCTAATTTCACAGAGATTGAACCTGCATTGGCTTACGTTCGTGAGCAAGGTGCACCAATCGTTGTGAAAGCAGACGGTCTTGCTGCAGGTAAAGGCGTTATCGTCGCAATGACGCTAGAAGAAGCGGAAGAGGCAATCAAAGACATGCTTGCTGGTAACGCTTTCGGTGACGCTGGTAGCCGTGTTGTTATTGAAGAATTCCTAGATGGCGAAGAAGCAAGCTTCATCGTTATGGTTGATGGTGAGAACGTACTACCAATGGCCACCAGCCAAGACCACAAGCGCGTCGGAGACAAAGATACGGGTCCTAACACAGGTGGTATGGGTGCTTACTCTCCAGCGCCAGTGGTTACACCAGAAATCCACAATCGCATCATGGACGAAGTCATTTACCCAACAGTTCGCGGTATGGCTGCGGAAGGTAATCCATACACAGGTTTCCTATATGCGGGTCTAATGATCGACACAGACGGCACACCAAAAGTGATCGAATATAACTGTCGATTCGGCGATCCAGAAACTCAACCAATCATGATGCGCATGCAATCAGACTTGGTTGAACTTTGCCTGGCTGCTGTAGACAAGAAACTGGATCAAGTGGAATCGAAGTGGGATCCACGCGCGTCTATCGGTATTGTTCTTGCTGCAGGTGGTTACCCAGCGGCATACAACAAAGGTGATGTGATTTCAGGCTTGCCTCAGACCGAAGTTGAAGGCGAGAAAGTTTTCCATGCTGGTACAGAGAACAAAGATGGCGATGTCGTGACAAACGGTGGTCGTGTACTTTGTGCTACGGCACTTGGCCATAGCGTATCAGAAGCTCAGCAACGCGCGTATGAGCTAGCGAAACAGATCAGCTGGGATGGTATGTTCCATCGTAATGATATTGGCTACCGCGCTATCGCACGTGAGCAATCAAAATAA
- the rsd gene encoding sigma D regulator, translating into MVMLKKFKQTQDQWGGSSDVIDHWLETRQSLIVEYCKLAALQPCSKTNVIELPTPSELQNFCQHLVDYISEGHFKIYDMVMDRWKSTGFIVTDEINQTYGKIVITTEPLLNFNDKYSEVTDDDELPDFNSDMSLVGEILETRFEVEDQLIQQISDSLAMPPGA; encoded by the coding sequence ATGGTCATGCTAAAAAAATTCAAACAAACACAAGACCAGTGGGGTGGCTCAAGTGATGTCATTGATCACTGGTTAGAAACGAGACAATCGCTGATCGTTGAATACTGTAAGCTTGCAGCGCTGCAACCTTGTTCGAAAACTAACGTGATTGAACTTCCTACCCCTTCCGAGCTGCAAAACTTCTGCCAACATCTGGTCGACTATATCTCTGAAGGCCATTTCAAAATTTACGATATGGTTATGGATCGCTGGAAATCGACCGGCTTTATCGTGACGGACGAAATCAATCAGACGTACGGAAAAATAGTCATTACGACGGAGCCATTGCTGAACTTTAACGATAAATACTCTGAAGTGACAGATGATGACGAGTTACCAGACTTTAACTCAGACATGTCCCTTGTTGGAGAAATTCTTGAGACTCGTTTCGAAGTAGAGGATCAGTTAATTCAACAGATTTCAGATAGCTTAGCGATGCCACCAGGGGCTTAA
- a CDS encoding DUF1481 domain-containing protein — MKKHLFTSLLLASLSVVGCSSVETPNLEQFTHFTGGKAEGDASSLYWMTERLTRVSTAADYVTTGEYGWYQSDYRWDEGELRELTRKGDQIDAKLGMVPFQIHIRFNKDGEAVYQQYRVNNKVLPLQRDQIERFKSEANDVIASVKERSRNGQSLTQGYWNGESLEACDGKEFATLEFNQTLPKFVIDRLASVDSYIAFIGTESRNKVTVDELLLLKDDEFDCIQRPKLIVE, encoded by the coding sequence ATGAAAAAACATCTCTTCACTTCACTTCTCCTTGCTAGCCTTTCTGTCGTTGGCTGTTCATCTGTTGAAACCCCGAATCTAGAACAATTTACTCATTTCACTGGCGGTAAAGCAGAGGGTGATGCGAGCAGTTTGTATTGGATGACGGAACGACTTACCCGTGTCAGCACAGCGGCAGACTATGTAACCACTGGGGAATACGGCTGGTACCAAAGTGATTATCGCTGGGATGAAGGGGAATTACGGGAGTTGACTCGAAAGGGTGACCAGATTGATGCCAAGCTGGGTATGGTGCCTTTTCAAATCCACATCCGTTTCAATAAAGATGGTGAGGCGGTTTATCAGCAATATCGAGTTAACAATAAAGTACTGCCTTTGCAGCGTGACCAGATAGAGCGTTTTAAGTCGGAAGCTAACGATGTTATTGCCTCGGTCAAAGAGCGTTCTCGCAACGGTCAGAGCCTGACCCAAGGTTACTGGAATGGTGAGTCCTTGGAAGCTTGCGACGGTAAAGAGTTTGCGACTTTAGAATTTAACCAGACTTTGCCGAAATTTGTCATTGACCGATTGGCATCCGTTGATAGTTACATTGCCTTTATTGGCACAGAGTCACGCAATAAAGTGACAGTCGATGAATTGCTTTTACTCAAAGATGATGAGTTTGACTGTATTCAAAGACCTAAACTCATCGTAGAGTAA